One Buteo buteo chromosome 4, bButBut1.hap1.1, whole genome shotgun sequence DNA segment encodes these proteins:
- the WNT8B gene encoding protein Wnt-8b codes for MDPYLGIFFLTPFFQSCCAWSVNNFLMTGPKAYLIYSSSVAAGAQSGIEECKFQFAWDRWNCPERALQLSSHGGLRSANRETAFVHAISSAGVMYTLTRNCSLGDFDNCGCDDSRNGQLGGQGWLWGGCSDNVGFGEAISKQFVDALETGQDARAAMNLHNNEAGRKAVKGTMKRTCKCHGVSGSCTTQTCWLQLPEFREVGTYLKERYHKALKVDLLQGAGNSAASRGAIAETFSSISKKELVHLEDSPDYCLENKTLGLLGTEGRECLKRGKALSKWEKRSCRRLCGDCGLAVEERRAEMVSSCNCKFHWCCAVRCEQCRKRVTKYFCVRKEKRERSGGGGASRKLKRKL; via the exons ATGGACCCTTATCTGGGCATCTTCTTCCTCACTCCCTTCTTCCAATCCTGCTGTGCCTG GTCAGTGAATAATTTCCTGATGACAGGCCCCAAG GCCTATCTCATCTACTCCAGCAGCGTGGCGGCCGGGGCACAGAGCGGCATCGAGGAGTGCAAGTTCCAGTTCGCCTGGGACCGCTGGAACTGCCCAGAGAGGgcactgcagctctccagccacGGCGGGCTGCGCAGCG CAAACCGAGAAACCGCTTTTGTCCATGCCATCAGCTCTGCGGGTGTCATGTACACGCTGACCCGGAACTGCAGCCTGGGAGATTTTGACAACTGTGGCTGTGACGACTCCCGCAACGGACAGCTGG GGGGGCAAGGCTGGCTGTGGGGAGGCTGCAGTGATAACGTGGGCTTTGGGGAAGCCATTTCCAAGCAGTTTGTGGATGCCCTGGAGACTGGACAAGATGCCAGAGCTGCTATGAACCTGCATAACAACGAGGCGGGTAGAAAG GCTGTGAAAGGGACCATGAAGCGGACTTGCAAATGCCATGGTGTGTCGGGGAGCTGCACCACCCAgacctgctggctgcagctgcctgaGTTTCGGGAGGTGGGCACTTACCTCAAGGAGAGGTATCACAAAGCCCTGAAGGTGGACTTGCTGCAGGGGGCAGGGAACAGCGCTGCCAGCCGGGGTGCCATCGCCGAGACCTTCAGCTCCATCTCCAAGAAGGAGCTAGTCCATTTAGAAGACTCTCCTGACTACTGCCTGGAGAACAAGacgctggggctgctgggcacgGAGGGCAGGGAATGCCTGAAGAGGGGCAAGGCGCTCAGCAAATGGGAGAAGCGGAGCTGCCGGCGGCTGTGCGGGGACTGTGGGCTGGCAGTGGAGGAGAGGCGAGCCGAGATGGTGTCCAGCTGCAACTGCAAGTTCCACTGGTGCTGTGCCGTGCGGTGCGAGCAGTGCCGCAAAAGGGTCACCAAGTACTTCTGCGTCCGCAAGGAGAAGCGGGAGCGGAGTGGAGGTGGTGGGGCCAGCCGCAAGCTCAAAAGAAAGCTCTAA